In the Chroococcidiopsis sp. SAG 2025 genome, one interval contains:
- a CDS encoding adenine phosphoribosyltransferase — protein MDLKSLIRDIPDFPKPGILFRDITTLLRDAAGLRHAIDSLADKLDGAGLNAEYIVGIESRGFIIGAALAYKLGIGFIPVRKPGKLPSLVHSVEYELEYGMDKLEVHQDALQPGSRVLIVDDLIATGGTACATAKLVQQIGCDLVGFGFIVELQDLAGRQNLPDVPIVTLVEY, from the coding sequence ATGGATCTCAAGTCCCTGATTCGCGATATTCCCGATTTTCCCAAGCCTGGTATTTTGTTTCGAGATATTACTACTTTGTTGCGCGATGCCGCAGGACTGCGCCATGCCATAGATAGTCTGGCTGATAAGCTGGATGGTGCGGGATTAAATGCTGAATATATTGTAGGGATTGAGTCACGCGGCTTTATCATTGGTGCAGCTTTGGCTTATAAATTAGGCATTGGCTTCATTCCCGTGCGTAAACCTGGGAAGTTACCCTCTTTGGTTCACTCGGTTGAATACGAACTAGAGTATGGCATGGATAAGTTAGAAGTGCATCAAGATGCCTTACAGCCTGGTAGTCGAGTATTAATTGTCGATGACTTGATCGCTACTGGGGGAACTGCCTGTGCGACGGCGAAGTTAGTACAGCAAATCGGCTGCGACTTGGTTGGTTTTGGGTTTATTGTCGAGTTACAAGATTTAGCAGGACGACAGAATTTGCCCGACGTGCCAATTGTGACGCTGGTAGAGTATTAG
- a CDS encoding DUF3038 domain-containing protein: MNVSASANPLDSSTVPSLPLMLESLPNPPVDERACPQRVRLQIDLMLLAIEALELGGSELFLAIAQELELQDIVKNRVNLWRMRCTNPLRRSHARRDLSLLEAKALVVIAADLARRLTAVIRQLLLTYQQMRDKQIPLEQNLRLSHYLERFRSHFRSRMNPRRSGVLAYNSPEKLDELALTLLQQLLFCTGTAGMQRLWISLFDGEVE; the protein is encoded by the coding sequence ATGAATGTCTCCGCAAGCGCGAATCCGTTAGATAGTTCAACCGTCCCATCCCTCCCCCTGATGCTGGAAAGTTTACCTAACCCACCTGTTGATGAAAGGGCGTGTCCTCAAAGGGTGAGGTTGCAAATTGATTTGATGTTACTGGCGATTGAAGCCCTAGAACTTGGTGGTTCGGAATTATTCTTGGCAATAGCGCAGGAGCTAGAACTACAAGATATTGTCAAAAATCGGGTAAACTTGTGGCGAATGCGCTGTACGAACCCATTGAGGCGATCGCACGCTCGGCGCGACCTCAGTTTGCTAGAAGCTAAAGCACTCGTCGTTATCGCCGCCGATTTAGCCCGCAGGTTGACAGCTGTGATTCGACAGTTGCTATTGACATATCAGCAAATGCGTGACAAGCAAATTCCCCTCGAACAGAATTTACGGCTATCTCATTATCTCGAAAGGTTTCGATCGCATTTTCGCAGTCGGATGAATCCTCGTCGTTCTGGGGTACTAGCTTACAATTCCCCCGAAAAGTTGGATGAACTAGCACTGACACTGCTGCAACAATTGCTATTTTGTACGGGGACAGCAGGAATGCAGCGATTGTGGATCAGTTTGTTTGATGGGGAAGTAGAATGA